CAGAATTCACTGAGTGTCGTACAGTGGGAAGAGATAGGAGAGAGGTGGGTCCTCTTCCCACTGCTCCTGAAAAGCATGCAAACAGATGCCTTCTTTAGCTGCTCTTTAAGTTGGCTCTAATATAAAGCCATGTTCAGTCTAACACAGTTCCTGGCTGTCTCTTGGCCTGACCATAACTGATCTTCTGTCTCAGGCCACAGTGAAGCACCTTGGGGTAGGCCACAGGGTACCTACACATCTCATAACAGCCTCCCTTGTAAAGCTAAACAAATatttgcctctgccttccaacgCTGAGTCATGGGCTTAGGTTTGTACACATATATTCATGTGCTTCTGCGCCTCTGCTGCTCACATTGGTGGCTGTGCCAACATCCTGGCTAGACCGTTGGGCCCAAAGCAAGCAAGAAACAATAGTTGTTGCAGTCCCAGTGTATCTTAGGAGACTGATGTCCCCAGGCATCCTCTGTGAGCTTTCATAGCCAGAGACAGCTGTGCAGAACCGAGACTCTATGTCCTCCTGAAAGTTTACCTGGCATAGATTCTAGATGTTTTTAATATTCAATCCAGATGCAAGAAATTATATCCAATTCATATCTTTGAAAACTAGATACAAGGACATCCCAGAGAATAACCCCAAGTTATAAAATAATAACCGCAAGTAACTTTTAATAATATACTAaagtttaaaatgcatttaatgaGAAATTACTGGAGGGCAATAAAAGAGACCTCACTGAGAGACTGGGGACTCCTCCCTGGCCTAGGGTTTGCCATGAACTTGAGCAACCGGCTAAATCTTTTCAGATTATTATCTTCTCGTGTGCAAGATGGTAGAGTCTggagttttttcttcttcttttttaagttttcataatGCCGTCTGCATTGTTTGCTGAGACTGCCATAGTAAAGTGTCCCGAATGTGGTGACTTCAGAAATTTGTTATTGTGCTGCAGTATGGGGGGCTGGAAGTGTGAGATCAAGGTGTTCACAGGGTTGGTTACTTCTGAGGGCTGGGAGGAAGTGATCTGCTACCTGCCTCTCACCTACCCTCCCAGGGTTAGCTGGCAATCTTTGGTGTTCCTCGGCTTGTAAATGCATCACCTGCATTCCTGCCTCTTCCACATGGTGCCTTCCCTGAGTGCATGTCTGTTTCTGGGTcgaaatttcccctttttataagaaTAGCCATATTGGATTAGGGTCCACCCTAATGATCTCACCTTAAGTTGATCATCTATAATGACCTGTTGAaaagtaaactgaggcacaacAACATCTTAAAGAGTTTATTTGAACAAAGAGCAATTTCTGGGCAGCTCCAAGCCAGAAGAAGTTCAGGGGCTCCACTAAGGAAACACAAGACAGGGCAGGGGGTCTTTTACAGGACAAACGCAGAAGTAAAGCAGAGAAAATGCTTGACTGGTTACAGTTATACAGCTGCCTTACTTAGTCTATCCGTTGGAGAGCTTCTGTTGGTTGAGTTTCAGTTCCATTTTTCTTCAATATAGGCATTTACAAAAAATAACTCAAGGTACAATTTGCTTACTTTTGCAAGTCAAGCAAAGTTGAGGTCATTTATGGTGCCAAACTGGCTTTGTCTGCTCAGGGATCCTGCAGGGGCCTGTCTTCATGTTAATTTACTTTAACAGACCCTATTTTCAAAAAAGTCATACTCACAGGCACTAGGGGATGGGACTTCAACATCTTTGGGGGGACACAATTGAACCCAGAACATTCTCTGACCCCAGATTCTGACCACTCCCCCACACTCCCCACCCCCTCGCAGCTGTTGGACCGGCCTCGCTGTCTCTGTCACTGGCCTCTCACTGCTTTTCCCTGCTTCTAGGCACAGGAGAGCACGTACGCGGAGGGCTGGCGGAGTCCAGCACTGGACAAGTCACTTTGCCTCTCTGAGATTCtctttgctcatctgtaagaAGGGGTGATAGGTTTGCTGAGAGAAGTCTGTGAGATAAAACAAAAGACTCGGCTGGTACATGGTGAATGCTCAATAAGTTAGagatattgttattatttattcctTTGAGTCAAGAAGAGGACCAGTCGTGAGTCCTAACCTTGGCCGAACACTAGACTCATCTAGGGGAACTTTTTCAAAACTGGGGCCCAGGCTGCACTGGAGACTCTGACTCAATTGGTCTCAGATTGGATCCAGGCACTGATATTTTTAGAAGTTCCCTGGATTTTTCTCCTGTGGAGCCAGGATTGAGAGCCACTAGAATAGATGTCAGGATTGAGAACACTCATGGGAAGTCTTAAGGCAGTGGGGAGTCACAGAAGCTGAGGTGTAGCTACTTAGCCAGATGGCCCATGTTGTGGCAGAGGCCTGAGCTTGAGCTGGAGAGACAGTTCTGAAAAAACTTGTCAATTCAGAGACCTAGTTTTCAGGGCCGTAACTTGCATTGTGGTCTCGTTTGGCATTTTCTCTGGGCCTCTCTGATGAGGGAGCATCCCCACTGAAACGTTGCCCAGAGCCTGCCTTCCACCTCCTCCCCCAAAGCCTTGTCTACTTGCCCACCTCCCAAACAGAGACATCATCCCTCCCGTCTCTAGATCCAGGTCTGGGTCACAAATCCTCAGTAGGAACCAATGCCAGATAATAGCCTGCCTTGCCACCCTTCCTGATATCTGTCTGCCTTTTAACAGTGCACAGCATGGAATTCAGAGTCCTCCAGGCATGCAATTGTTAGACACCCAGGGGCAGACTTAGGGACTGGGGATGGCCTTGCTTTTTCCTCTCCAGAAGGTGGGAACTGGCTGCTTGGATTAAGCACAACAACTTCCAAGGCCCCTACACTGCAGCCGAGAGAGATTTTATTTCACAGAATaactctctccctccatccccaaCCCCAGACCCTTTATATGTATAAGCATGGGCTCTGGACACAGCTGTTCCGGCAGCTGTGGGGGTGGTCAGGCTAGCTTTGGCCAGTTCTGGCCACTTCTAGAGGTGGCTCTGGGTTCCCAGACTCTCAGCTGCTGGCAGCTCGTCTCCTCTCCTCGTTCTCCAGCTGCTCCACCTCTTCTCTAGCTGGTGGGCTTCTCCAAGCCTTGGCTTCCTCACAGCGCCACCCTTTTCCACATCAGACACTTGCCACCCACCCTCCTCAAAATCCCAGAATCTCTCTAATCCTCAGAGAGGGCCAGTGATGCTTTcttaagtgaatgaatgagtaataGAAATAAACTCATATGTAAGCAGAAGAAATAGATTCTCTCAATTTATTACCACAAAGAGGTTAGGAATGTTCATTTGCTTTTTGgccaaattaacaaaaaaaagtgtggcaactgaaagaaaggaaaggatcaTTTTCTCCACCCTGATGTGCTGTGCTGGGAACAGCGTGTTTGGTTGGGCGCTCTCCACTTCTTTGATTTTAATAGAGAATATCGCAGAAGGAAGGACAGCTGGAGACAGCCCTCTCTTAACACAAAGAGTTGGGTGTTGGATCTTCATCTGACAAATGACTCGGTTAACTTTGATTTAACTGTGGCTTTCACAAACTcaggagaaaaggaaatgaagtccaAGACAGGGAAATACTTTTGCTAAACCCAGAGGCTCTGCATCTGAATTCAGTCAGTGTTTCTTACCTAGGCAACCAGCTGCTTTCTGCTGCTGGGATCCGGAAGGGGAAATGAGTTCCTTGAAGTGGGCCAAAGCAGGGAAATGCTAACCACCGCACAGCTGGAGAGTAAGGGCTCTCTTCATTGCCCTGAAAGGATTCCCATTGCTGCTCCAGACGGAACTGATGTAGTTAAGCCCGAGTTTCCTGGCAAGCGCAGGGATAGGTTTTTCCAAAAGGCATTTCAGACCACGAATGCACAGCCTTTCCATGTCTAATCACGAAAGCAAATCACTGGACACATGCTCTCTGTTTCCAGCtggttgtgtgtgttttcttcacACTTTAACAAAAAACGTGCCAAGGTGTGACATTTATAAACCCCGCCAACTGCTAGCCGTGCACACAAATCCATCCTGCCTATGGTGTGGGAAAGTGATGAATGGGGGCTGTTCTGCCTGGCGGGGAGGGCTGCTGTCACTCTGGCGAGGCTGCAGCCTTATTTATTACACTCCAAAGTATAAAACCACCCAGCTGCTGCAGCTCTCGTCTCCAGCCCTGGCATTTGCCGGAGGAGACCACGTTCCCAGGGCCGGCTGGCTGTCTTCTCCAGGAGGCTCTGTGGCCCAGAGGAGAACCATGCTGGGGAGGCAGCTCATCTGTTGGCACATGCTGGCTTTGTTTTTCCTCCCATTTTGCCTGTGTCAAGATGAATACATGGAGGTGAGCGGAAGAGCTAATAACGTGGTGGCCAGAATAGTGCAAAGCCACCAGCAGACTGGCCGTAGCGGCTCCAGGAGGGAGAAAGTGAGAGAGCGGAGCCATCCTAAAACTGGGACTGTGGATAATAACACTTCTGCAGACCTAAAATCCCTGAGACCAGATGAGCTACCACACCCCGAGATAGATGACCTAGCCCAGATCACCCCATTCTGGGGCCAGGTACTCGGAATTCTCTTCTAAGGGTTTCTGTGAAAGCTTAATGAGTTTTGTGGCTGCTGTATTTGCTGTTCTCTCTTTGGCTGGGATTCTGAGATCAATGTTTTCGGGAAGTCCGCTAGGCTGCTTGTGGGTCTCTCTCCGGATTGCTCTGGGAGATAAAGGGACAGCCAGTATCTGAAAATCAGCAGAGGCAGCATGATGCGATGGGGCTTGATTTCTTTCTCGCTCTGTTGATGAGGAAAGGAGTGCTGACCTAAACACATAGATAACCATTTGCCGCTCTTGGGAGAATTGAAGTCTCTTAATCCTTTCCAGCGGAGAGAATCTGCCCTTTGAGTTTGTCAAAAGTAATCAAAGTTTTTTGGTTTGTGAGTTTACTGTGACATTTCAGGCCAGgcttgtttatttcatttatagcattCTAGGATGTTAAGCCTCTATGTtcagcttatttttaaaagaatagaagagTTTAATCAAAAATAGACTGTGTATTTAAAATGCAAACcttattgtataatttttttggctatgctttgttttaattattatagtttGATTTGATGCCTGATAATCACAGAGGATTTCTCAGGTTATAAACTCAGCAgctaaaggaatatttttaactcttttaggGTAGCGTGAGAATGAGTTAAGCTTTCAGTATAGGAAATTGCAAATTGGTGACACTCAATTGAATTTAGAACATTGCAAACAGGAAGAAACAGATTTTGACTTATATTCTAGACATTTAGTATCTTAAAAACACATGGCGAGGGCAAGAAAAGTGACTTTGAATTATATGATCTTTGAATAAATAGGTTTTACTACAAGAATTGATAACTTTTAGGCATTACATAGACCCTAAAGATTGCATATAGTTGAATTCTAAATCTCTCCTCCCATGGATTGAGAAGTTTAGGTTGATTTTTTGATTATACGTAGAAACAGATGCAAACCTGGACTAAGCTGGGACTTCTAATTTGAGTATATGATGCAGTTGCTCACACCATCCTGCGGGGCTGTGTCAAGAGAAAAATTGCTTTGTTAAGGAACCACGGAAGAAATGGTAAACTAGAAATGATCCTATTTCTTTTGAAagccatttttagagactgtCCATTCATTTGACAGCCTTTTGACTTTATACAGGATGATTAAtcctaatttgtattttcctttgtGGTGAAGATATTTTCACTTTTGTCCAGGATTTGATCTGACCATTTCAATAGATGGGTCCTTCCTGGCCACAGCATTATGAACCCCAGAGGGGGCAGAAGGCAGTTAATAGGTTTCCATTGGGTGTTATTTTCTCCAACCAACACCTAGCTGGCAACTGAAATCCAAATTACATTTATCCTTCACCCTTCCCATCCTGTTTCCTGAAGTATTTTCAAGTAAATCCCAACAGGAGAGACTGAGGAGACTTAGAGTTACTGATATTCTATAAGTTTTCAATACAACTCCCCTACCAATGGATGTGAAGACAGATTGAATTTAGGGTTGTTCTTCCTAAATTCTTCCTTCTTTGTCTACTTCCCCCAACCCTCTCCTTTTatcttatttctactttttcttcattcattccttttccaAGCACTTCCTGGGTTTCTAGGTTATACTGTGCTTTGGGATGGGGACTGAGGGTGAAAAGGCAACGTGCCTGGGCTCTCATCTCCAAACCACCAGGCAGGGCTCCAGTAGGAGTAAATTTTTGCTAATTAAATTAAGCTTAATTAAATACCATGTGATAAAAAAGGCAATTAGGAAAAAGTGTCAGATAGTGGTGGTCTCTGAGTTGGATCCTAAAAGATGAGACAAGAAGAATGGTTATCCACAGCAgagattcaaaagaaaaaataaatgtgccaCAGCAGAGGCTCAAGAGAGCAGTGAGGAGTTGGCTGTGGCTGGAGCTCTGGGGCTGTGTGTGGGATGGGGGCACATGAGACCACATTAGTGCCAGGCTGAGAAGGATTCTGCTAGCTGGCTAAGGAGGCTTGGCTTTACTAGCAAAGGTTTTATGTGTATGTTCATAGCAGGGCGGTGAGGTAATCAGAGGCGTGTTCTAGAAAGATAGCTCTGGCCATGGTTCATGGGGAAGCACAGTGAGCTGAGAGCTAGGTGGGCAGACCTGGACTCCctttccctggcattttcttctcCAAAGCCTCTTTGACTTTCACCTTGATCGATCTCCCTACTTCT
This Nycticebus coucang isolate mNycCou1 chromosome 1, mNycCou1.pri, whole genome shotgun sequence DNA region includes the following protein-coding sequences:
- the C1QTNF3 gene encoding complement C1q tumor necrosis factor-related protein 3 isoform X1, encoding MHSLSMSNHESKSLDTCSLFPAGCVCFLHTLTKNVPRCDIYKPRQLLAVHTNPSCLWCGKVMNGGCSAWRGGLLSLWRGCSLIYYTPKYKTTQLLQLSSPALAFAGGDHVPRAGWLSSPGGSVAQRRTMLGRQLICWHMLALFFLPFCLCQDEYMEVSGRANNVVARIVQSHQQTGRSGSRREKVRERSHPKTGTVDNNTSADLKSLRPDELPHPEIDDLAQITPFWGQSPPTGGLPPDCSKCCHGEYSFRGYQGPPGPPGPPGIPGNHGNNGNNGATGHEGAKGEKGDKGDLGPRGERGHHGPKGEKGYPGIPPELQIAFMASLATHFSNQNSGIIFSSVETNIGNFFDVMTGRFGAPVSGVYFFTFSMMKHEDVEEVYVYLMHNGNTVFSMYSYETKGKSDTSSNHAVLKLAKGDEVWLRMGNGALHGDHQRFSTFAGFLLFETK